A genomic stretch from Aedes albopictus strain Foshan chromosome 2, AalbF5, whole genome shotgun sequence includes:
- the LOC109411753 gene encoding sulfotransferase 1B1 isoform X1 has protein sequence MTFEYLEIKDPEYLQHHIENGELDYLLVKKKSFEDVPMESWDPPAYCFTDRFKNYEDDLSNFNVKPDDIWVASYPKSGTTWCQEMVWLICNNFNYDMAKSQSLRTRFPFLEVSLIHDLPDGKNSFEMVKNMTSPRFIKTHLPVSMLPKQYWSVLPKTVHIRRNVKSVAVSYYHHSKNIFYLGTKEQFIRSFMKDLQFYSPIHSHVIGYHSLIGLDNILYLSYEDMKRDLKGEITKVCSFFGVDCSEDQLYSLCKHLSFDSMQDNVACNYEEANDTTWKTKHPDERFIRRGEIDSWKTELSAELCQDLDDWNEKSIKNKHFRGLFC, from the exons ATGACTTTCGAATACCTTGAGATAAAAGATCCGGAATACCTACAACATCATATCGAAAACGGGGAGCTAGATTACTTACTGGTAAAGAAAAAGTCGTTTGAGGATGTTCCAATGGAGTCGTGGGATCCACCAGCCTATTGCTTTACAGACAG attcaaAAACTATGAGGATGATTTAAGTAACTTCAACGTGAAACCTGATGATATCTGGGTCGCATCCTATCCAAAAAGTGGAACAACGTGGTGCCAAGAGATGGTGTGGCTGATATGCAACAATTTCAATTACGATATGGCAAAATCACAGTCTTTGAGAACGCGATTTCCTTTTCTGGA GGTCAGTTTGATACATGATCTACCAGATGGCAAAAATTCGTTCGAAATGGTGAAAAACATGACATCACCAAGGTTCATTAAGACTCACCTACCGGTATCTATGCTACCAAAACAATATTGGAGCGTGCTTCCGAAGACTGTTCATATACGCAGAAATGTGAAGTCTGTCGCTGTTTCCTACTACCATCACTCTAAAAATATCTTCTATCTAGGAACGAAGGAACAGTTTATAAGATCGTTTATGAAAGACTTGCAATTTTATTCTCCTATTCATAGTCACGTCATCGGTTACCATTCTCTAATAGGGCTTGataatattttatatttgagctATGAAGACATGAAACGTGATCTTAAGGGTGAAATAACCAAAGTTTGTTCCTTTTTTGGAGTTGACTGTAGTGAGGATCAGTTGTATTCATTATGCAAACATTTGTCTTTCGATTCCATGCAAGATAATGTTGCATGTAACTATGAAGAGGCAAACGACACAACTTGGAAAACCAAACATCCAGATGAAAGATTCATCCGCAGAGGTGAAATTGATAGTTGGAAAACTGAATTGAGTGCTGAACTTTGTCAGGATTTGGATGACTGGAATGagaaatccattaaaaacaaacACTTTAGAGGGTTATTCTGTTGA
- the LOC109420451 gene encoding dynein axonemal heavy chain 2, producing the protein MADNTAENIPDNVSELSSFSDSSDEGKRIEEVLPIAEEEADKPAYNDEDLDTLVGFIRNMIYLFDYDSNDFNDEVAEVIKLWLIDANYPLMFIYYDGDILSASLSFPKCTFDDLMYFMREPDQLFNVIERFHDDLMFGTLHNDIEGSLLVTLEQVYGPLMLSNTEWSDDVKSHVLAAYNTFMTFLTDIHHKLSGFTLLYVPREGSDMNVQEVVLNRATIKRLEAVVIEWTSQIRSTINDTQHSVPNDLICPSDEYDFWIYRHEILCAIQSQFKNINIQHILEILDLAQSLYTKPLRDVLNELMKEIEVAESNIPFLKLLVDPCFAIRSLDNEDDLCSQLIYVMHIIRFIGEDSSHLRQDECITKLFLYLSNEIVSCCRQSIDIEKILSGSPLYGIEVCNIKINCCESYKIIYEEMIEHFKDTFTWKLEYAVIFNRIDAFMQRLYDTLEICHAMTIFGKHSGSDAYKNYRFSCNNAEMYEDKCNQVEAIFATGIEKIQTVSGSILNINNKEWYTSIAHFREMLKNLDDIIENLLSNVFLVADNLEEKINVLITILNFYKRDGIRESFMRKISEIWNAFKDELTSLSKTVSSGINHYPTLFPKKSGQYALLRIKFERISRLKDLLERCRFFPQCSESDEILTLFESCEKQVKVALKTCNDLWIKSVSADLGSWYHRNLICRSQIRPGLLECHIERRMLVIFEEAYHFKVSGAVVPSTIDMDRNDHVKLTFDNVIRIILYFNNVISSISDKERLFFKPMIQQTERKLEPLRGKLTWEEDLGEYIDTFVTNVKDLLDIIQVYKKENTRISNWMESIYNILLFKLKHDKGQQLPDFLNDIKNQKRSSISELVRVYSELSKHIFRIFETLGSNIRKMGESWAQYVQKIDRLLKAAVFNSSLNTLENILTALQKESAPIVCIELILNKHGITYQPSLESIETALKRLPSEVTSIIKIIPSMCQRFQIDSDGSFYEDFLQDSRFKTIETNIHKHINHTIEELCAFREKWNVFRPFWSINRKAFIDKFKLSSMTSEAFQKNNEKFEELLNQLATQRDSTICKCVEIDALKLKFAITNHINDWQIKYIEYLKCVSYGRIIEFHQVLKHNMEALSVEPKEVEELKTLEKTYQTCFDSIPASKEEIETITRYFNVLEKCVSDLLPEAYNLRRNIHSNWQQYMEFLSKVKEQIENYQNQFKLSMANDVAELKVNALEMLKMLDDQMPVDEEILPKEAFFKIDLLFKRLEDLEAQENHIKEQYKLLGIDYHPLDVIIEIRQKLENLKLMWEFVEKWTLVKLQIVCQTYDTMNVEEIEQNIMLITRELQKVTDTLEKEITYPVLEAVKTDYQNVRITFTAMVDMKGSHMRERHWEEIQLMIDL; encoded by the exons ATGGCAGATAATACAGCGGAAAATATACCTGATAATGTCAGTGAACTATCCAGCTTTTCGGACTCTAGTGATGAAG GAAAAAGGATTGAGGAAGTACTTCCGATTGCGGAAGAGGAAGCAGACAAACCGGCTTATAACGATGAAGATTTGGATACATTAGTGGGATTTATTCGTAACATGATATATCTATTCGATTATGACTCAAACGATTTCAACGATGAAGTGGCTGAAGTGATCAAACTCTGGCTGATTGACGCCAATTATCCGTTAATGTTCATTTATTACGATGGGGACATTCTTTCTGCTTCACTTTCGTTTCCAAAATGCACTTTCGACGATCTAATGTACTTCATGCGCGAGCCAGATCAGCTATTCAACGTAATTGAACGTTTTCACGATGACCTGATGTTCGGAACACTGCATAATGACATCGAAGGGTCATTATTGGTCACGCTGGAGCAAGTATATGGACCGCTAATGCTATCAAACACAGAGTGGTCGGATGACGTTAAATCGCACGTTCTAGCTGCATACAACACATTCATGACATTTTTAACTGATATCCATCATAAACTCTCTGGCTTCACTCTCTTGTACGTACCACGGGAAGGATCTGACATGAATGTTCAGGAAGTTGTCTTGAACCGTGCAACAATCAAGCGATTGGAAGCAGTCGTTATTGAGTGGACCAGCCAAATCCGTTCAACTATCAACGACACGCAGCATTCTGTCCCCAATGATCTCATCTGTCCGTCTGATGAATACGATTTTTGGATTTATCGCC ATGAAATCTTGTGCGCTATACAAAGTCAATTTAAAAATATTAACATACAGCacattttggaaattcttgatcTAGCCCAATCTTTATACACTAAACCATTGAGAGATGTCTTAAATGAGCTGATGAAGGAAATTGAAGTAGCTGAATCGAATATTCCGTTTTTGAAACTTTTAGTTGATCCTTGCTTCGCTATTCGTTCACTTGATAATGAGGATGATCTCTGCTCGCAGCTCATATATGTAATGCACATAATACGATTCATTGGAGAAGACTCTTCTCACCTTCGTCAAGATGAGTGCATCACTAAGTTATTCCTGTACTTGAGTAATGAGATTGTATCCTGCTGTAGACAGAGCATAGACATAGAAAAGATTCTTTCTGGATCACCTTTATACGGTATAGAAGTATGTAACATCAAAATAAATTGCTGTGAGTCATATAAAATAATATACGAAGAA ATGATCGAGCATTTTAAGGACACTTTCACATGGAAACTGGAATACGCTGTTATTTTCAATAGGATCGATGCGTTTATGCAGAGGCTTTACGACACGCTGGAAATATGCCACGCAATGACAATATTTGGAAA GCACAGTGGCAGCGATGCATATAAAAATTATCGATTTTCTTGTAACAATGCAGAAATGTACGAAGATAAATGCAATCAAGTAGAAGCCATCTTTGCAACAGGAATTGAAAAGATTCAAACGGTGTCTGGATCTATCTTAAACATCAACAACAAAGAGTGGTACACGTCCATTGCGCACTTtcgtgaaatgttgaaaaatttagatgatataattgaaaacttattATCAAACGTGTTCTTGGTTGCGGATAATCTGGAGGAAAAAATCAATGTTCTCATCACTATTCTTAACTTCTACAAAAGAGATGGCATACGAGAAAGTTTTATGCGAAAGATTTCGGAAATTTGGAATGCTTTCAAAGATGAGCTTACAAGTTTGTCTAAAACCGTTTCCTCGGGAATCAATCATTACCCAACATTGTTTCCAAAAAAGTCGGGTCAGTATGCTTTACTAAGGATTAAATTCGAGAGAATATCACGCCTCAAAGATCTCTTGGAGCGATGTAGATTCTTTCCACAATGTTCGGAGAGCGATGAGATCCTGACCCTATTTGAATCATGCGAAAAGCAAGTAAAAGTAGCACTTAAAACGTGTAACGACTTGTGGATTAAATCTGTCAGTGCTGACCTTGGTTCATGGTACCACCGAAATCtcatttgtcgaagtcaaatACGCCCTGGATTGCTGGAATGCCACATTGAAAGACGCATGCTTGTGATTTTTGAAGAAGCGTATCATTTCAAAGTATCAGGAGCCGTTGTACCAAGCACCATAGATATGGATAGAAATGATCATGTTAAATTGACATTCGATAATGTCATCCGCATAATACTATATTTCAACAATGTCATATCATCGATTTCTGACAAGGAGCGTTTGTTCTTCAAACCAATGATACAACAAACAGAGCGGAAACTAGAACCACTGCGAGGAAAGCTCACTTGGGAAGAAGATTTAGGCGAGTACATCGACACATTTGTGACAAACGTGAAGGATCTTTTAGACATCATTCAAGTGTATAAGAAAGAAAACACCAGGATCTCAAACTGGATGGAAAGcatttataatatattgttaTTCAAATTAAAACATGACAAAGGGCAGCAGTTACCAGATTTCTTGAATGACATAAAAAACCAAAAAAGATCATCTATTTCGGAGCTTGTTCGAGTGTATTCGGAACTGAGCAAGCATATATTCCGCATTTTCGAAACATTAGGCTCAAATATAAGAAAAATGGGTGAAAGCTGGGCACAGTATGTTCAAAAAATTGATCGACTTCTCAAAGCAGCCGTCTTCAATTCTTCATTAAATACACTGGAAAATATCCTCACCGCTCTTCAAAAAGAATCAGCTCCAATAGTATGCATTGAACTAATACTCAACAAGCATGGGATAACATATCAACCATCACTGGAATCGATCGAAACAGCACTAAAACGTTTACCAAGCGAAGTTACTTCCATCATAAAAATTATTCCGAGCATGTGCCAGCGGTTTCAAATAGATTCTGATGGAAGTTTTTATGAGGATTTTCTTCAAGACAGCAGATTTAAAACTATTGAAACCAATATCCACAAACATATCAACCATACTATAGAGGAACTCTGCGCCTTCAGAGAGAAATGGAACGTATTTCGTCCCTTTTGGAGTATCAACCGGAAAGCTTTCATTGACAAATTTAAGCTATCAAGTATGAcatcagaggcatttcagaaaaacaatgaaaaatttGAAGAGCTACTCAATCAGCTTGCTACCCAGCGTGACTCAACTATTTGTAAATGCGTGGAAATAGATGCACTGAAACTAAAATTTGCAATAACAAACCATATCAATGATTGGCAAATCAAATACATAGAATATTTGAAATGTGTTTCCTATGGTCGCATTATAG AATTCCATCAAGTTCTAAAACATAACATGGAAGCTCTGAGCGTGGAACCGAAGGAAGTTGAAGAGCtaaaaacccttgagaaaacaTATCAAACCTGTTTTGACAGCATTCCGGCTTCCAAGGAAGAAATCGAAACAATTACAAGATACTTCAATGTTTTAG AAAAATGTGTGTCGGATTTGCTTCCAGAAGCTTACAACTTGAGACGTAACATTCATTCTAACTGGCAGCAGTACATGGAATTCTTAAGCAAAGTAAAAGAGcagattgaaaattatcaaaaccAGTTCAAGCTATCGATGGCCAACGACGTGGCGGAACTTAAAGTTAATGCTTTAGAAATGTTGAAAATGTTAGATGATCAAATGCCCGTTGATGAAGAAAT CTTGCCAAAGGAGGCGTTCTTCAAAATCGACTTACTATTCAAACGTCTGGAGGACCTTGAAGCACAAGAAAATCATATTAAAGAACAGTATAAACTACTTGGCATTGATTATCATCCACTTGAC GTTATAATTGAAATAAGACAAAAACTGGAAAACTTGAAACTGATGTGGGAATTTGTTGAAAAGTGGACACTTGTCAAGTTACAAATCGTGTGTCAAACATACGATACAATGAATGTGGAAGAGATTGAGCAAAATATTATGTTAATCACAAG AGAACTTCAAAAAGTGACTGACACACTGGAAAAGGAAATAACATACCCGGTCTTAGAAGCTGTGAAAACGGATTATCAGAATGTCCGCATAACGTTCACGGCCATGGTTGATATGAAAGGGTCACATATGAGAGAACGCCATTGGGAGGAAATTCAGCTAATGATCGATTTGTAA
- the LOC109420441 gene encoding dynein axonemal heavy chain 1-like: MVEKAAQIIRYDIQQTPNAAFTISGADTLSAVLKSNLTIIDRLLQSPYRKPFQDQLYIWEKDLNFINDLLESLILISDENRILYEISKIISSSSKLSDFNKTFNGCYEKWTDLIKFLQKASLKIDICPHGSSFLRDVELLRKNFLEISSNLKEILDYHRSICSRLSLLPNQQLIQMIAFPSDGELIMKAMVHMFENIKNVNIRQLDLPQKYGNVWEIDRINTIDEESIVLNKSVLIEPGLDISSIINSLESSLFDSVKNSLHKCLTYLKQNYFNRIESGWLLRWTLQVLIKSTQIENTHHTRNALVQTSLLGKFKPLKMLKAMHGKLLKDMLATNQNLQIQKESFLFRKKLESLLIVEINTRDVTETLIKAKVLSLYAFEWISQIRSYWNEETKICSVLQLNSEFTYGYELKKCDEPIFITPQTNRMMMTITSIIKSKYIPQLNDSNTDHGHNLLKQLAIEIATLFVTLCCSSTWNITDITRYIDGVMKLQAWICFRNIDELSSQVRSSINDTIRQVFVQKSKRTTLNLKSAKSMNNFHIFTISQKNVSPVPALERSIMRPISISVPDQAIIFENLLYLCGYEHYKKITSMIVIFHEYIRCSISSQSRLWTFHRMQKAILKFRRSRVEEKIPEMVQLGCALQVR; this comes from the exons ATGGTGGAGAAAGCAGCACAAATAATCAGATATGATATCCAACAAACACCAAACGCGGCATTTACAATTTCTGGAGCAGATACATTGTCAGCAGTGTTGAAATCAAACCTTACTATAATCGATCGTTTGCTACAATCACCCTATAGAAAACCATTTCAAGACCAACTTTACATCTGGGAGAAAGATTTAAATTTTATAAATGATTTGCTCGAATCCTTAATATTGATAAGTGATGAAAACCGTATACtttacgaaatttcaaaaataatatcgTCATCATCGAAACTAAGTGATTTTAACAAAACATTCAATGGATGCTATGAGAAGTGGACTGATctgattaaatttcttcaaaaagcaaGCCTGAAAATAGACATTTGTCCTCACGGTAGTTCATTCCTGAGAGACGTTGAACTTCTGCggaaaaattttctagaaatatcaTCAAACCTAAAAGAAATATTAGATTATCATAGGAGCATTTGCAGCCGTTTATCTCTactaccaaatcaacaacttatCCAAATGATTGCATTTCCATCTGATGGCGAGCTGATTATGAAAGCTATGGTACACATGTTTGAAAATATCAAAAACGTGAACATAAGACAACTTGACTTGCCGCAAAAATATGGAAATGTATGGGAAATCGATAGAATTAATACAATCGACGAAGAAAGTATTGTATTAAATAAATCCGTGCTTATTGAACCTGGACTTGATATAAGCAGCATAATAAACAGTTTGGAATCGTCATTGTTTGATTCGGTCAAAAACTCACTTCACAAGTGTCTaacatatttgaaacaaaactaTTTCAATCGAATCGAAAGTGGATGGCTGCTTCGGTGGACATTACAAGTTTTAATTAAAAGCACTCAAATTGAAAATACTCATCATACAAGAAACGCATTAGTTCAAACGAGCTTATTGGGGAAATTCAAGCCGCTCAAAATGCTTAAAGCGATGCATGGCAAG CTATTGAAAGATATGTTGGCAACAAATCAAAacttgcaaatacagaaagagtCTTTCTTATTCAGAAAAAAGTTAGAAAGCCTGCTGATAGTTGAAATCAATACACGAGATGTAACTGAAACGCTAATCAAAGCAAAGGTATTAAGTTTATACGCTTTCGAATGGATATCTCAAATTCGTTCGTACTGGAATGAAGAAACAAAAATCTGTTCAGTGCTTCAATTGAACAGCGAGTTCACCTATGGATACGAGCTGAAAAAATGCGATGAACCAATATTTATCACTCCTCAGACGAACCGTATGATGATGACAATAACAAGCATAATAAAATCCAAGTACATTCCTCAACTCAACGATAGCAATACAGATCATGGACATAATCTACTGAAGcaattggcaatcgaaatagcaaCACTATTTGTAACACTTTGCTGTAGCTCCACTTGGAACATTACTGATATCACTAGATATATTGATGGTGTAATGAAACTTCAAGCATggatttgcttcagaaatattGATGAGCTTTCGTCACAAGTTCGAAGTTCAATCAATGATACCATAAGACAGGTGTTTGTACAAAAATCTAAGCGAACAACTCTGAATTTAAAAAGCGCCAAATCCATGAATAATTTCCACATTTTtacaatttcccaaaaaaatgtcAGCCCGGTACCTGCACTTGAAAGATCAATCATGAGACCTATCAGTATCAGTGTTCCAGATCAAGccattatttttgaaaacttgCTATACTTGTGTGGTTATGAGCATTATAAGAAAATTACGTCTATGATAGTTATTTTCCATGAATATATACGATGCTCGATTTCATCCCAAAGCCGATTGTGGACATTCCATCGAATGCAGAAAGCTATTCTGAAATTCAGGAGATCAAGGGTTgaagaaaaaatcccggaaatggTTCAACTAGGATGCGCGCTACAGGTAAGATAA
- the LOC115261989 gene encoding dynein axonemal heavy chain 6 has product MHSTYAEKKVKEVLAAFENHTNLIITGAECCGKSSLISVVMQILSDQGVYFKQYNLNPMSLAAIQDVNSWNDNSLSEVLKAILQSKKHKRKCIIFDGPLNDIWLDTILVNRDCVKSASLNVSSEENVVKLIIETVDLQCATPAYIDRFSIINVKSQNVTGKHIMSTWLERKTWPTFYIKDELQILTDKSLDMFLNFIHQECSIAVEYTDVTVLHTFCALFENIFFKWDKQIYEKEDIISEAIRKLFIFCCIWSIGGLMNETERLKYDIFVREFVSDSASSFPLKGNIFQYCVTFIDGVSIWELWSVNSVDYSR; this is encoded by the exons ATG CACTCAACTTATGCGGAAAAGAAAGTCAAGGAAGTACTTGCTGCTTTCGAGAATCATACTAATCTGATAATCACCGGCGCAGAATGTTGTGGAAAGTCCAGCCTTATCAGTGTAGTCATGCAAATATTATCCGATCAAGGCGTTTATTTTAAACAATATAATTTGAATCCAATGAGTCTAGCTGCGATTCAAGATGTCAATTCGTGGAATGACAATTCGCTCAGTGAGGTTCTGAAAGCAATCCTGCAATCAAAAAAGCATAAACGAAAATGTATTATATTCGACGGCCCTTTAAATGATATATGGCTTGATACAATACTAGTCAATCGTGATTGCGTAAAAAGCGCCAGCCTCAATGTTTCCAGCGAAGAAAATGTTGTAAAATTAATCATTGAAACTGTTGATTTACAATGTGCAACACCTGCCTATATTGATAGATTTTCAATCATCAATGTTAAGAGCCAAAATGTGACAGGCAAACACATTATGAGCACATGGCTGGAGAGAAAAACGTGGCCAACCTTCTACATCAAGGATGAGTTGCAAATTCTAACAGACAAGAGTTTGGATATGTTTCTAAATTTCATACATCAAGAATGTTCAATAGCTGTAGAGTATACAGATGTGACAGTTCTTCACACCTTTTGTGCGTTattcgaaaacattttcttcaagtGGGACAAACAAATCTATGAAAAAGAAGACATTATTAGTGAAGCtattagaaaattattcattttctGCTGTATTTGGTCTATTGGAGGACTCATGAATGAAACAGAAAGGTTGAAATATGACATCTTTGTGCGAGAGTTTGTTTCAGATAGCGCGTCAAGCTTTCCCCTAAAAGGCAACATCTTCCAGTATTGTGTAACTTTTATCGATGGTGTATCCATTTGGGAACTATGGAGTGTGAATAGCGTTGACTATTCGAGGTAA